A window of Festucalex cinctus isolate MCC-2025b chromosome 6, RoL_Fcin_1.0, whole genome shotgun sequence contains these coding sequences:
- the LOC144020708 gene encoding uncharacterized protein LOC144020708 isoform X2, giving the protein MLPFSLFLFLVFPAALMVAAQSAGDLQGVSFTNPCTVVSPPCISEADRYSLEALQSIHQMMDDDKDGGIEVEESVEFIIEDMKQQQTNKHSHLHREDQHITVEELWKGWKSSEVHNWTQDDVIRWLREFVELPQYERNFKDFKVNGNTLPRIAANEPSFLSGQLRVQDQRDKQKLNIKALDVVLFGPPTRPPHNYMKDLLLIVSVVMGVGGCWFAQVQNKSSKIHITKMMKDLESLQRAEQSLIDMQEQLERAQEEKRNVAEEKQYLEEKMRDEIMGAQEEAHRLQELRQGAVSELSRLRYAEEELVQVRGALRQAEKDMHATWTASEVLQQWLQLTHEVEVQYYNVKKHSAELQLATAKEEAEKIKKKRSSVLGTLHVAHSSSLDQVDHKILEAKNALSEVTACLRERLHRWQQIERICGFPIIRNPGLPNLTALLYSDSLAAGFPRVAQPSCLCHSSFHGSIEDLLEESSAAILPQIPGASLKNSPRTRTSTMRRSRRHGVTQPPTTLISADPDLLIPIRTPYTCFDEDDGVFRKSMKKQDSQERFSDSDHSTSPPHSKMYSCSPADAAHRKLYHDDTEPLTERSVVKPVSKELEADVESPVRKISMEDLETPVDISCRKMAKDKALDMSLENPLMMTSKEGTSIEAPFRRRSRDRSELATDFVIRKVSSNDLDAEFPPRKIDREIIEDVTENLSRSIPKDRGDLPLEVRKIVWDEVEASELGQKKLSRSIMGASVDSGSRKLLEGSECPFDLVARRITRDSMGMSLDGSSRPLDSSVKGIAKDKTVAGPPIPSRNISKEGYFVDSGSVKAVPREETEQHVPHTSSTEKLEFGSEPSISRRPCKDECDVSLRRKTTRMPRDDQISQEITPRDRVESLIETHHPQVAREEPEDSESTFAPVETEQPDLTVSSGVPWKLSADIFTDGPLSQLVYDGILEKSCNSVAATPTSLSASTPNLPQSFPKLLAESEASVAPARGACQSTSSSSEAKDDRNREKEKSKKSLKLKNLFKKKNETEKIQSGLQKL; this is encoded by the exons ATGCTGCCCTTTTCCCTGTTTTTATTCCTCGTTTTCCCTGCTGCTCTTATGGTCGCTGCGCAAAGTGCCGGTGACCTGCAGGGTGTCAGTTTCACAA ACCCATGCACAGTGGTGTCCCCACCATGTATAAGTGAGGCCGATCGTTACAGCCTGGAGGCCCTGCAGAGCATCCATCAGATGATGGATGATGACAAGGACGGAGGGATTGAGGTGGAGGAGAGTGTGGAG TTCATCATCGAAGACATGAAGCAGCAGCAGACCAACAAACATAGCCACCTTCACCGTGAAGATCAGCACATTACAGTAGAGGAACTTTGGAAAGGCTGGaagtcatctgaag TTCATAATTGGACCCAAGACGACGTTATCCGCTGGCTCAGGGAGTTTGTCGAGTTGCCGCAGTATGAGAGGAACTTTAAAGACTTCAAAGTCAATGGAAACACACTCCCAAG GATTGCAGCCAATGAGCCTTCATTCCTGAGTGGCCAACTGAGAGTTCAGGATCAGAGGGACAAACAGAAGCTCAACATTAAAGCTCTTGATGTTGTGCTGTTTGGACCACCAACAC GTCCCCCTCACAATTACATGAAAGACCTTCTGCTCATTGTGTCAGTTGTGATGGGAGTTGGGGGATGCTGGTTTGCTCAGGTCCAGAACAAAAGCAGCAAGATCCACATAACCAAGATGATGAAGGATCTGGAAAGTCTGCAGCGGGCTGAACAAAGTCTCATAGATATGCAAGAACA ACTGGAGCGAGCCCAGGAGGAGAAACGTAATGTGGCAGAGGAGAAGCAATACTTGGAGGAGAAGATGCGGGATGAGATCATGGGGGCACAAGAGGAGGCCCATCGCTTGCAAGAGCTGAGGCAGGGGGCCGTCAGTGAGCTCAGCCGACTCCGATACGCAGAAGAAGAACTTGTGCAG GTCCGTGGAGCACTAAGGCAGGCAGAAAAGGACATGCATGCTACTTGGACTGCCTCAGAAGTCCTCCAGCAGTGGCTCCAGTTGACGCATGAAGTTGAGGTCCAGTACTACAATGTCAAGAAACACAGTGCTGAATTACAGCTTGCCACTGCCAAAGAAGAG gcagaaaaaattaaaaagaagagAAGCTCAGTTCTTGGGACACTCCATGTTGCCCACAGTTCATCTTTGGATCAGGTTGACCACAAGATACTAGAGGCAAA GAATGCCTTGTCAGAGGTAACGGCATGCCTGCGGGAACGTCTCCATCGCTGGCAACAGATAGAGCGTATCTGCGGCTTCCCGATCATCAGGAATCCTGGCCTTCCGAACCTCACTGCTCTGCTCTACTCCGACTCACTCGCTGCGGGTTTTCCCCGAGTAGCTCAGCCATCTTGCTTATGCCACAGCTCATTTCATGGGTCAATCGAGGACCTGTTGGAAGAGTCTTCTGCGGCTATCCTACCTCAAATTCCAG GTGCATCACTTAAGAATTCTCCTCGAACTCGAACGTCCACTATGCGTCGGTCACGTCGACATGGTGTCACACAACCACCGACAACTCTAATCTCAGCGGATCCTGATCTTCTCATCCCAATTCGAACTCCTTATACTTGTTTTGATGAGGATGATGGAGTCTTTCGTAAATCCATGAAGAAACA AGACTCCCAAGAAAGGTTCTCAGATTCTGACCATTCCACTTCACCCCCTCATAGCAAAATGTACTCTTGTTCCCCTGCTGATGCTGCCCATAGAAAGCTCTATCATGACGATACAGAACCTCTTACAGAAAGGTCTGTGGTCAAGCCTGTGAGTAAAGAATTAGAAGCTGATGTTGAATCTCCAGTTCGAAAAATTTCCATGGAAGATCTTGAAACTCCCGTAGATATTTCCTGCAGGAAGATGGCAAAAGATAAAGCTCTGGACATGTCTTTGGAAAATCCTTTGATGATGACGTCAAAAGAGGGGACTTCGATTGAGGCCCCCTTCAGGAGAAGATCCAGAGATAGGAGTGAACTTGCGACGGATTTTGTAATTAGGAAGGTATCGTCCAATGACTTAGATGCAGAATTTCCACCCAGGAAAATAGACAGAGAAATAATAGAGGACGTTACAGAGAATCTGTCGAGGAGTATACCGAAAGATCGAGGTGATTTACCACTTGAAGTCAGGAAGATTGTTTGGGATGAAGTTGAGGCATCAGAATTGGGACAAAAGAAGTTATCAAGATCTATTATGGGGGCTTCTGTAGACAGTGGCTCAAGGAAGTTACTGGAGGGTTCTGAGTGTCCATTTGACTTGGTAGCTAGAAGGATTACAAGAGACTCAATGGGAATGTCCTTGGATGGAAGTTCTAGGCCGCTTGATTCCTCTGTGAAGGGGATAGCCAAAGACAAAACGGTTGCGGGGCCTCCAATACCCTCAAGAAATATCTCGAAAGAGGGGTATTTTGTAGACAGTGGTTCCGTGAAGGCTGTCCCCAGAGAGGAAACAGAACAACATGTGCCTCACACATCGTCAACAGAGAAGCTAGAGTTTGGTTCAGAACCATCAATAAGTAGGAGGCCATGTAAAGACGAGTGTGACGTATCTCTCAGAAGGAAAACAACTCGAATGCCAAGAGATGACCAGATTTCACAAGAAATTACCCCAAGAGATAGAGTTGAATCACTTATAGAAACACATCATCCTCAAGTTGCGAGGGAAGAGCCCGAAGATTCCGAATCAACCTTCGCACCAGTTGAAACTGAGCAGCCAGACCTTACAGTGAGCTCCGGCGTACCATGGAAGTTATCTGCAGATATTTTTACAGATGGTCCACTGAGCCAGCTTGTTTATGATGGAATCTTGGAGAAGTCTTGCAACTCCGTGGCAGCAACCCCAACAAGCCTTTCTGCCTCAACTCCCAACCTTCCCCAGAGCTTTCCCAAGCTTCTGGCAGAGTCTGAAGCATCGGTGGCACCAGCCAGAGGAGCCTGCCAATCCACCTCGTCCTCGTCTGAAGCTAAAGATGACAGAAACAGGGAAAAAGAGAAGAGCAAGAAGTCCTTGAAGCTGAAAAAtcttttcaaaaagaaaaatgagacAGAGAAGATACAAAGCGGTCTTCAGAAACTCTGA
- the LOC144020708 gene encoding uncharacterized protein LOC144020708 isoform X1: MMDDDKDGGIEVEESVEFIIEDMKQQQTNKHSHLHREDQHITVEELWKGWKSSEVHNWTQDDVIRWLREFVELPQYERNFKDFKVNGNTLPRIAANEPSFLSGQLRVQDQRDKQKLNIKALDVVLFGPPTRPPHNYMKDLLLIVSVVMGVGGCWFAQVQNKSSKIHITKMMKDLESLQRAEQSLIDMQEQLERAQEEKRNVAEEKQYLEEKMRDEIMGAQEEAHRLQELRQGAVSELSRLRYAEEELVQVRGALRQAEKDMHATWTASEVLQQWLQLTHEVEVQYYNVKKHSAELQLATAKEEAEKIKKKRSSVLGTLHVAHSSSLDQVDHKILEAKNALSEVTACLRERLHRWQQIERICGFPIIRNPGLPNLTALLYSDSLAAGFPRVAQPSCLCHSSFHGSIEDLLEESSAAILPQIPGASLKNSPRTRTSTMRRSRRHGVTQPPTTLISADPDLLIPIRTPYTCFDEDDGVFRKSMKKQDSQERFSDSDHSTSPPHSKMYSCSPADAAHRKLYHDDTEPLTERSVVKPVSKELEADVESPVRKISMEDLETPVDISCRKMAKDKALDMSLENPLMMTSKEGTSIEAPFRRRSRDRSELATDFVIRKVSSNDLDAEFPPRKIDREIIEDVTENLSRSIPKDRGDLPLEVRKIVWDEVEASELGQKKLSRSIMGASVDSGSRKLLEGSECPFDLVARRITRDSMGMSLDGSSRPLDSSVKGIAKDKTVAGPPIPSRNISKEGYFVDSGSVKAVPREETEQHVPHTSSTEKLEFGSEPSISRRPCKDECDVSLRRKTTRMPRDDQISQEITPRDRVESLIETHHPQVAREEPEDSESTFAPVETEQPDLTVSSGVPWKLSADIFTDGPLSQLVYDGILEKSCNSVAATPTSLSASTPNLPQSFPKLLAESEASVAPARGACQSTSSSSEAKDDRNREKEKSKKSLKLKNLFKKKNETEKIQSGLQKL, translated from the exons ATGATGGATGATGACAAGGACGGAGGGATTGAGGTGGAGGAGAGTGTGGAG TTCATCATCGAAGACATGAAGCAGCAGCAGACCAACAAACATAGCCACCTTCACCGTGAAGATCAGCACATTACAGTAGAGGAACTTTGGAAAGGCTGGaagtcatctgaag TTCATAATTGGACCCAAGACGACGTTATCCGCTGGCTCAGGGAGTTTGTCGAGTTGCCGCAGTATGAGAGGAACTTTAAAGACTTCAAAGTCAATGGAAACACACTCCCAAG GATTGCAGCCAATGAGCCTTCATTCCTGAGTGGCCAACTGAGAGTTCAGGATCAGAGGGACAAACAGAAGCTCAACATTAAAGCTCTTGATGTTGTGCTGTTTGGACCACCAACAC GTCCCCCTCACAATTACATGAAAGACCTTCTGCTCATTGTGTCAGTTGTGATGGGAGTTGGGGGATGCTGGTTTGCTCAGGTCCAGAACAAAAGCAGCAAGATCCACATAACCAAGATGATGAAGGATCTGGAAAGTCTGCAGCGGGCTGAACAAAGTCTCATAGATATGCAAGAACA ACTGGAGCGAGCCCAGGAGGAGAAACGTAATGTGGCAGAGGAGAAGCAATACTTGGAGGAGAAGATGCGGGATGAGATCATGGGGGCACAAGAGGAGGCCCATCGCTTGCAAGAGCTGAGGCAGGGGGCCGTCAGTGAGCTCAGCCGACTCCGATACGCAGAAGAAGAACTTGTGCAG GTCCGTGGAGCACTAAGGCAGGCAGAAAAGGACATGCATGCTACTTGGACTGCCTCAGAAGTCCTCCAGCAGTGGCTCCAGTTGACGCATGAAGTTGAGGTCCAGTACTACAATGTCAAGAAACACAGTGCTGAATTACAGCTTGCCACTGCCAAAGAAGAG gcagaaaaaattaaaaagaagagAAGCTCAGTTCTTGGGACACTCCATGTTGCCCACAGTTCATCTTTGGATCAGGTTGACCACAAGATACTAGAGGCAAA GAATGCCTTGTCAGAGGTAACGGCATGCCTGCGGGAACGTCTCCATCGCTGGCAACAGATAGAGCGTATCTGCGGCTTCCCGATCATCAGGAATCCTGGCCTTCCGAACCTCACTGCTCTGCTCTACTCCGACTCACTCGCTGCGGGTTTTCCCCGAGTAGCTCAGCCATCTTGCTTATGCCACAGCTCATTTCATGGGTCAATCGAGGACCTGTTGGAAGAGTCTTCTGCGGCTATCCTACCTCAAATTCCAG GTGCATCACTTAAGAATTCTCCTCGAACTCGAACGTCCACTATGCGTCGGTCACGTCGACATGGTGTCACACAACCACCGACAACTCTAATCTCAGCGGATCCTGATCTTCTCATCCCAATTCGAACTCCTTATACTTGTTTTGATGAGGATGATGGAGTCTTTCGTAAATCCATGAAGAAACA AGACTCCCAAGAAAGGTTCTCAGATTCTGACCATTCCACTTCACCCCCTCATAGCAAAATGTACTCTTGTTCCCCTGCTGATGCTGCCCATAGAAAGCTCTATCATGACGATACAGAACCTCTTACAGAAAGGTCTGTGGTCAAGCCTGTGAGTAAAGAATTAGAAGCTGATGTTGAATCTCCAGTTCGAAAAATTTCCATGGAAGATCTTGAAACTCCCGTAGATATTTCCTGCAGGAAGATGGCAAAAGATAAAGCTCTGGACATGTCTTTGGAAAATCCTTTGATGATGACGTCAAAAGAGGGGACTTCGATTGAGGCCCCCTTCAGGAGAAGATCCAGAGATAGGAGTGAACTTGCGACGGATTTTGTAATTAGGAAGGTATCGTCCAATGACTTAGATGCAGAATTTCCACCCAGGAAAATAGACAGAGAAATAATAGAGGACGTTACAGAGAATCTGTCGAGGAGTATACCGAAAGATCGAGGTGATTTACCACTTGAAGTCAGGAAGATTGTTTGGGATGAAGTTGAGGCATCAGAATTGGGACAAAAGAAGTTATCAAGATCTATTATGGGGGCTTCTGTAGACAGTGGCTCAAGGAAGTTACTGGAGGGTTCTGAGTGTCCATTTGACTTGGTAGCTAGAAGGATTACAAGAGACTCAATGGGAATGTCCTTGGATGGAAGTTCTAGGCCGCTTGATTCCTCTGTGAAGGGGATAGCCAAAGACAAAACGGTTGCGGGGCCTCCAATACCCTCAAGAAATATCTCGAAAGAGGGGTATTTTGTAGACAGTGGTTCCGTGAAGGCTGTCCCCAGAGAGGAAACAGAACAACATGTGCCTCACACATCGTCAACAGAGAAGCTAGAGTTTGGTTCAGAACCATCAATAAGTAGGAGGCCATGTAAAGACGAGTGTGACGTATCTCTCAGAAGGAAAACAACTCGAATGCCAAGAGATGACCAGATTTCACAAGAAATTACCCCAAGAGATAGAGTTGAATCACTTATAGAAACACATCATCCTCAAGTTGCGAGGGAAGAGCCCGAAGATTCCGAATCAACCTTCGCACCAGTTGAAACTGAGCAGCCAGACCTTACAGTGAGCTCCGGCGTACCATGGAAGTTATCTGCAGATATTTTTACAGATGGTCCACTGAGCCAGCTTGTTTATGATGGAATCTTGGAGAAGTCTTGCAACTCCGTGGCAGCAACCCCAACAAGCCTTTCTGCCTCAACTCCCAACCTTCCCCAGAGCTTTCCCAAGCTTCTGGCAGAGTCTGAAGCATCGGTGGCACCAGCCAGAGGAGCCTGCCAATCCACCTCGTCCTCGTCTGAAGCTAAAGATGACAGAAACAGGGAAAAAGAGAAGAGCAAGAAGTCCTTGAAGCTGAAAAAtcttttcaaaaagaaaaatgagacAGAGAAGATACAAAGCGGTCTTCAGAAACTCTGA